A single Lolium perenne isolate Kyuss_39 chromosome 6, Kyuss_2.0, whole genome shotgun sequence DNA region contains:
- the LOC127308514 gene encoding L-aspartate oxidase, chloroplastic isoform X1, with the protein MAKLMGGAAGFQQGAMHAQRARMQPSGLPPLSFRTCAQLEISRFCSIPRFVGAKAVSVPQQQHARHRVGSIRASALSRLQDDTTRYFDFVVIGSGVAGLRYALEVSKHGSVAIITKAEPHESNTNYAQGGVSAVLCPSDSVESHMQDTIVAGAYLCDEETVRVSPASVMSAVIVCTEGPERVKELIAMGASFDHGEDGRLHLAREGGHSHNRIVHSADMTGREIERALLQAVENDENISLFGHHYAIDLLTCQNNGEIYCYGVDSLDTKAQKVVRFISKVTLLASGGAGHIYPTTTNPPVATGDGIAMCHRAQAVISNMEFVQFHPTALADEGLPVKPAKTRDNAFLVTEAVRGDGGILYNQSMERFMPLYDDRAELAPRDVVARSIDDQLKKRGENYVLLDISHKPREKILAHFPNIAAECLRHGLDITRQPIPVVPAAHYMCGGVRAGLQGETSVKGLYVAGEVACTGLHGANRLASNSLLEALVFAQRAVQPSIDHMVDVDADPYLAAKWARPVLPISIRDSSLSDIIDRTRKTRMELQSIMWEYVGIVRSTNRLKNAEWKIGDLESEWEQFLFRRGWKPTTVGIEACEMRNLFCCAKLVVKSALARRESRGLHFTEDFPYLEESKRKPTVIFPTTIQELTWSSKPLQRQLQCK; encoded by the exons ATGGCCAAACTGATGGGCGGCGCTGCTGGCTTCCAGCAGGGGGCGATGCATGCGCAGAGAGCACGCATGCAGCCGTCTGGCCTGCCTCCTCTGTCCTTCAGAACGTGCGCCCAGCTTGAGATCTCAAG ATTCTGCAGTATCCCCCGTTTCGTGGGCGCGAAGGCCGTCAGTGTTCCCCAGCAGCAGCATGCGCGGCACAGGGTCGGCTCCATCAGAGCCTCTGCCCTCTCACGCTTGCAAGATGATACCACGAGATATTTTGATTTTGTGGTCATCGGCAGCGGGGTTGCTGGCCTCAGGTACGCTCTGGAAGTTTCCAAGCACGGCTCTGTGGCTATCATTACCAAAGCAGAGCCTCATGAGAGCAACACCAACTACGCACAAGGCGGTGTCAGTGCCGTTCTATGCCCCTCGGATTCCGTGGAAAGCCATATGCAAGATACGATTGTTGCTGGGGCTTATCTCTGTGATGAAGAGACCGTCAGAGTAAGTCCAGCATCTGTCATGAGCGCAGTG ATTGTATGCACAGAAGGTCCAGAGCGTGTCAAAGAGCTAATAGCCATGGGTGCTTCATTTGACCATGGCGAAGATGGCAGACTGCACCTTGCAAGGGAAGGTGGACATTCTCATAACAGAATAGTGCACTCCGCTGATATGACGGGAAGAGAGATCGAAAGAGCACTGCTTCAGGCGGTTGAAAATGATGAAAACATTTCTTTGTTTGGCCATCACTATGCAATTGATCTGTTGACCTGTCAG AACAATGGCGAAATATATTGTTATGGAGTGGATTCATTGGACACCAAAGCTCAGAAG GTAGTCCGTTTCATCTCAAAAGTAACATTGCTTGcatctggaggagctggccatatATATCCCACAACAACCAATCCACCG GTGGCTACTGGGGATGGAATCGCAATGTGTCATCGCGCTCAAGCTGTGATATCCAATATGGA GTTTGTGCAGTTCCATCCAACTGCACTAGCAGACGAAGGCCTCCCAGTAAAACCAGCTAAAACAAGAGATAATGCATTTCTTGTAACAGAAGCAGTCAGAGGAGATGGAGGAATTCTCTATAATCAATCCATGGAGAGATTTATGCCTTTATATGATGACCGCGCAGAGTTGGCGCCGAGAGACGTGGTCGCAAGAAGTATAGATGATCAACTGAAGAAGCGTGGAGAGAATTATGTCCTTCTGGACATCAGCCACAAACCAAGAGAGAaaattcttgctcattttcccaaCATTGCAGCTGAATGCCTGCGGCATGGTCTGGACATCACACGGCAGCCCATACCTGTCGTTCCAGCAGCTCATTACATGTGCGGTGGTGTTCGGGCTGGCTTACAGGGGGAGACAAGTGTGAAAGGCTTGTATGTTGCTGGTGAGGTTGCTTGCACTGGATTGCATGGGGCTAATCGTCTAGCAAGCAACTCATTGCTGGAAGCATTGGTATTTGCTCAGAGAGCCGTGCAGCCCTCTATCGATCACATGGTTGATGTGGATGCTGACCCTTACCTCGCGGCGAAATGGGCCCGTCCTGTGCTCCCTATCTCTATTAGGGACAGTTCACTCTCTGACATCATTGATAGGACAAGGAAGACCAGGATGGAGCTGCAATCCATAATGTGGGAGTATGTTGGTATAGTGCGGTCAACGAACCGGCTGAAGAATGCGGAATGGAAGATTGGTGATTTGGAGTCAGAGTGGGAGCAATTTTTATTCAGGAGGGGCTGGAAGCCAACCACGGTGGGGATCGAGGCCTGCGAAATGAGGAACCTCTTTTGTTGTGCAAAGCTGGTAGTAAAGAGCGCGCTCGCGAGGCGGGAGAGCCGTGGCCTGCACTTCACAGAGGACTTCCCATACCTAGAGGAGAGCAAGAGGAAGCCTACAGTGATCTTCCCTACTACTATACAAGAGCTGACATGGAGTTCAAAGCCATTGCAGAGGCAGCTGCAGTGCAAATAG
- the LOC127308514 gene encoding L-aspartate oxidase, chloroplastic isoform X2, which translates to MAKLMGGAAGFQQGAMHAQRARMQPSGLPPLSFRTCAQLEISRFCSIPRFVGAKAVSVPQQQHARHRVGSIRASALSRLQDDTTRYFDFVVIGSGVAGLRYALEVSKHGSVAIITKAEPHESNTNYAQGGVSAVLCPSDSVESHMQDTIVAGAYLCDEETVRIVCTEGPERVKELIAMGASFDHGEDGRLHLAREGGHSHNRIVHSADMTGREIERALLQAVENDENISLFGHHYAIDLLTCQNNGEIYCYGVDSLDTKAQKVVRFISKVTLLASGGAGHIYPTTTNPPVATGDGIAMCHRAQAVISNMEFVQFHPTALADEGLPVKPAKTRDNAFLVTEAVRGDGGILYNQSMERFMPLYDDRAELAPRDVVARSIDDQLKKRGENYVLLDISHKPREKILAHFPNIAAECLRHGLDITRQPIPVVPAAHYMCGGVRAGLQGETSVKGLYVAGEVACTGLHGANRLASNSLLEALVFAQRAVQPSIDHMVDVDADPYLAAKWARPVLPISIRDSSLSDIIDRTRKTRMELQSIMWEYVGIVRSTNRLKNAEWKIGDLESEWEQFLFRRGWKPTTVGIEACEMRNLFCCAKLVVKSALARRESRGLHFTEDFPYLEESKRKPTVIFPTTIQELTWSSKPLQRQLQCK; encoded by the exons ATGGCCAAACTGATGGGCGGCGCTGCTGGCTTCCAGCAGGGGGCGATGCATGCGCAGAGAGCACGCATGCAGCCGTCTGGCCTGCCTCCTCTGTCCTTCAGAACGTGCGCCCAGCTTGAGATCTCAAG ATTCTGCAGTATCCCCCGTTTCGTGGGCGCGAAGGCCGTCAGTGTTCCCCAGCAGCAGCATGCGCGGCACAGGGTCGGCTCCATCAGAGCCTCTGCCCTCTCACGCTTGCAAGATGATACCACGAGATATTTTGATTTTGTGGTCATCGGCAGCGGGGTTGCTGGCCTCAGGTACGCTCTGGAAGTTTCCAAGCACGGCTCTGTGGCTATCATTACCAAAGCAGAGCCTCATGAGAGCAACACCAACTACGCACAAGGCGGTGTCAGTGCCGTTCTATGCCCCTCGGATTCCGTGGAAAGCCATATGCAAGATACGATTGTTGCTGGGGCTTATCTCTGTGATGAAGAGACCGTCAGA ATTGTATGCACAGAAGGTCCAGAGCGTGTCAAAGAGCTAATAGCCATGGGTGCTTCATTTGACCATGGCGAAGATGGCAGACTGCACCTTGCAAGGGAAGGTGGACATTCTCATAACAGAATAGTGCACTCCGCTGATATGACGGGAAGAGAGATCGAAAGAGCACTGCTTCAGGCGGTTGAAAATGATGAAAACATTTCTTTGTTTGGCCATCACTATGCAATTGATCTGTTGACCTGTCAG AACAATGGCGAAATATATTGTTATGGAGTGGATTCATTGGACACCAAAGCTCAGAAG GTAGTCCGTTTCATCTCAAAAGTAACATTGCTTGcatctggaggagctggccatatATATCCCACAACAACCAATCCACCG GTGGCTACTGGGGATGGAATCGCAATGTGTCATCGCGCTCAAGCTGTGATATCCAATATGGA GTTTGTGCAGTTCCATCCAACTGCACTAGCAGACGAAGGCCTCCCAGTAAAACCAGCTAAAACAAGAGATAATGCATTTCTTGTAACAGAAGCAGTCAGAGGAGATGGAGGAATTCTCTATAATCAATCCATGGAGAGATTTATGCCTTTATATGATGACCGCGCAGAGTTGGCGCCGAGAGACGTGGTCGCAAGAAGTATAGATGATCAACTGAAGAAGCGTGGAGAGAATTATGTCCTTCTGGACATCAGCCACAAACCAAGAGAGAaaattcttgctcattttcccaaCATTGCAGCTGAATGCCTGCGGCATGGTCTGGACATCACACGGCAGCCCATACCTGTCGTTCCAGCAGCTCATTACATGTGCGGTGGTGTTCGGGCTGGCTTACAGGGGGAGACAAGTGTGAAAGGCTTGTATGTTGCTGGTGAGGTTGCTTGCACTGGATTGCATGGGGCTAATCGTCTAGCAAGCAACTCATTGCTGGAAGCATTGGTATTTGCTCAGAGAGCCGTGCAGCCCTCTATCGATCACATGGTTGATGTGGATGCTGACCCTTACCTCGCGGCGAAATGGGCCCGTCCTGTGCTCCCTATCTCTATTAGGGACAGTTCACTCTCTGACATCATTGATAGGACAAGGAAGACCAGGATGGAGCTGCAATCCATAATGTGGGAGTATGTTGGTATAGTGCGGTCAACGAACCGGCTGAAGAATGCGGAATGGAAGATTGGTGATTTGGAGTCAGAGTGGGAGCAATTTTTATTCAGGAGGGGCTGGAAGCCAACCACGGTGGGGATCGAGGCCTGCGAAATGAGGAACCTCTTTTGTTGTGCAAAGCTGGTAGTAAAGAGCGCGCTCGCGAGGCGGGAGAGCCGTGGCCTGCACTTCACAGAGGACTTCCCATACCTAGAGGAGAGCAAGAGGAAGCCTACAGTGATCTTCCCTACTACTATACAAGAGCTGACATGGAGTTCAAAGCCATTGCAGAGGCAGCTGCAGTGCAAATAG